The DNA segment CATGTGCCGCTCGCCACCCTGCTCAACCGCAAAGGCACGACCTGGCGCGCGCTGTCCGACGCGGACAAGGCGCTTGCAGAACAGGAAGCCGGCGCGATTGCGCTGATGCAGCAAAGCCCGTCGCTGATCAAGCGGCCGGTGCTGGCCCACAAGGGCAGCGTCAGCGTAGGTTTTTCAGCGGAAAATTACGCCAGCCTTTTTTAAGCCCGATGGCGGCGCCAGGACATGCGCGCTGCCAGGAAGCAAAGACTCGAACCATGCACCCCGCCGGACTCCGGCGCCAGGTGCCTCCTCGCTGCCACCATGAACCCCACCCTCGCCCTCACCGAAGACCTGATCCGCCGCCGCTCCGTCACGCCCGCCGATGAAGGCTGCCAGGCCGTGCTGGAAACCCGCCTGAAGGCGCTGGGCTTCGCCTGCGAAGCCATCGTCAGCGGCCCGGACGACTTCCGCGTGACCAACCTGTGGGCCGTCAAGCGCGGCACGCGCGGCCAGGACGGCAAGCTGCTGGCCTTTGCCGGCCACACCGACGTGGTGCCCACCGGCCCGCTGGAGCAATGGGGCTCAGACCCCTTCCTGCCCAGCCACCGCGACGGCAAGCTGTACGGCCGCGGCGCCGCCGACATGAAGACCTCCATCGCTGGCTTCGTGGTAGCGGTCGAAGAATTCGTGCAGGCCCACCCGGACCACGCCGGCTCCATCGCCTTCCTGATCACCAGCGACGAGGAAGGCCCCGCGCACGACGGCACCGTCAAGGTGGTCCAGGCGCTGAAGGCGCGCGGCGAGCGACTCGATTACTGCGTGATCGGCGAGCCCACATCGGTCGACACGCTCGGCGACATGGTCAAGAACGGCCGGCGCGGCTCGCTCTCGGGCAAGCTCACCGTCAAGGGCGTGCAAGGCCATATCGCCTACCCGCACCTGGCCAGGAATCCCATCCACCTGGCCGCGCCCGCATTGACCGACCTGGTGAACGAGCGCTGGGACGAAGGCAACGAGTACTTCCCCGCCACTAGCTGGCAGATGTCGAATATCCACGGCGGCACCGGCGCCACCAACGTGATCCCCGGCCATGTCACCGTGGATTTCAATTTCCGCTTCTCCACCGCCAGCACGCCCGATGGCCTGAAGGCGCGCGTGCATGCCATCCTGGAG comes from the Cupriavidus basilensis genome and includes:
- a CDS encoding ArsC family reductase → MTVLLYGIPNCDTVKKARTWLESNGVDYTFHDFKKQGVDEAMLRGWLAHVPLATLLNRKGTTWRALSDADKALAEQEAGAIALMQQSPSLIKRPVLAHKGSVSVGFSAENYASLF
- the dapE gene encoding succinyl-diaminopimelate desuccinylase yields the protein MNPTLALTEDLIRRRSVTPADEGCQAVLETRLKALGFACEAIVSGPDDFRVTNLWAVKRGTRGQDGKLLAFAGHTDVVPTGPLEQWGSDPFLPSHRDGKLYGRGAADMKTSIAGFVVAVEEFVQAHPDHAGSIAFLITSDEEGPAHDGTVKVVQALKARGERLDYCVIGEPTSVDTLGDMVKNGRRGSLSGKLTVKGVQGHIAYPHLARNPIHLAAPALTDLVNERWDEGNEYFPATSWQMSNIHGGTGATNVIPGHVTVDFNFRFSTASTPDGLKARVHAILERHQLDYDLDWTLGGEPFLTARGDLSEALAGAIAAETGVKTELSTTGGTSDGRFIAKICPQVIEFGPPNASIHKIDEHVEVRFIEPLKNIYRGVLERLIA